One Physeter macrocephalus isolate SW-GA chromosome 19, ASM283717v5, whole genome shotgun sequence genomic window carries:
- the ULK1 gene encoding serine/threonine-protein kinase ULK1, which yields MESGRGGLETVGKFEFSRKDLIGHGAFAVVFKGRHREKHDLEVAVKCINKKNLAKSQTLLGKEIKILKELKHENIVALYDFQEMANSVYLVMEYCNGGDLADYLHTMRTLSEDTIRLFLQQIAGAMRLLHSKGIIHRDLKPQNLLLSNPGGRRATPGNIRVKIADFGFARYLQSNTMAATLCGSPMYMAPEVIMSQHYDGKADLWSIGTIVFQCLTGKAPFQASSPQDLRLFYEKNKTLVPPIPRETSAPLRQLLLALLQRNHTDRMDFDEFFHHPFLDASAAVKKSPPVPVPSYPSSGSGSSSSSSSTSHLASPPSLGEMQQQLQKTLTSPAEAAGFLQGSRDSGGSSKDSSCDTDDFVMVPAQFPGDLVAEAVGAKPPPDSLMCSGSSLAASAGLESRGRTPSPSPPCSSCLSPSGRAGAFSSSRRGASVPIPVPTQVHNYQRLERNLQSPTRYQAARSSAIRRSGSTSPLGFARASLSPPSHAEHGAALSRKLSLGGGRPYTPSPQVGTIPERPGWSGAPSPQAAEMRGGRSPRPGSSAPEHSPHSTGLGCRLHSAPNLSDLRVVRPKLPKPPTDPLGVAFGHPQASPPQPSHGLQSCRPLRGSPKLPDFLQRNPLPPILGSPTKAVPTFDFTKTPSSQNLLTLLARQGVVMTPPRNRTLPDLSEAGPFQGQQLGPGLRPTEDAKGPFGRSLSAGRLTDLLLKAAFGTQAPDSGSVDSLQEKPMETAPSAGFGGNLPPGARAGGASSPSPVVFTVGSPPSGTTPPQGPRATVFSVGSSSPLSSAGSPSARHLTPGAYGEAPLEVPAPGHCCSFADPVAANLEGAVTFEAPDLPEETLMEQEHTEILHSLRFTLVFVQHVLEIAALKGSASEAAGGPEYQLQESVVADQISLLSREWGFAEQLVLYLKAAELLSSGLQTAIDQIRAGKLCLSSTVKQVVRKLNELYKTSVVSCQGLSLRLQRFFLDKQRLLDRIQSVTAEKLIFSHAVQTVQSAALDEMFHRREDCVQRYHKALLLMEGLQQILSDQTDVENIAKCKLCIERRLSALLTGMCA from the exons ATGGAGTCCGGCCGCGGCGGCCTGGAGACCGTGGGCAAGTTCGAGTTCTCGCGCAAGGACCTGATTGGGCATGGCGCCTTCGCCGTGGTCTTCAAGGGGCGCCACCGCGAG AAACACGACCTGGAGGTCGCTGTCAAGTGCATTAACAAGAAGAACCTCGCCAAGTCCCAGACTCTCCTGGGGAAGGAAATCAAGATCCTCAAG GAACTGAAACACGAAAACATCGTGGCTTTGTATGACTTCCAG GAAATGGCCAATTCCGTCTACCTGGTCATGGAG TACTGTAACGGCGGCGATCTGGCCGACTACCTGCACA CCATGCGGACGCTGAGCGAGGACACCATCCGGCTCTTCCTGCAGCAGATTGCGGGCGCCATGCGGCTCCTGCACAGCAAGGGCATCATCCACCGGGACCTGAAGCCCCAGAACCTCCTGCTCTCCAACCCTGGCGGGCGCCGCGCCACCCCCGGCAACATCCGGGTCAAGATCG CCGACTTCGGCTTTGCCCGGTACCTGCAGAGCAACACGATGGCGGCCACGCTCTGCGGCTCCCCCATGTACATG GCCCCGGAGGTCATCATGTCCCAGCACTACGACGGGAAGGCGGATCTCTGGAGCATCGGTACCATCGTGTTCCAGTGCCTGACGGGGAAGGCGCCCTTCCAG GCCAGCAGCCCTCAGGACCTCCGCCTCTTCTATGAGAAGAACAAGACGCTGGTCCCGCC CATCCCCCGGGAGACCTCGGCCCCGCTGAGACAGCTGCTCCTGGCTCTGCTGCAGCGCAACCACACAGACCGCATGGACTTCG ATGAGTTTTTCCATCACCCCTTCCTCGACGCCAGCGCCGCTGTGAAGAAGT CCCCGCCCGTGCCCGTGCCCTCGTACCCAAGCTCGGGGTCCGGCAGCAGCTCCAGCAGTAGCTCCACCTCGCACCTGGCCTCCCCACCG TCCCTGGGGGAGATGCAGCAGCAGCTCCAGAAGACCCTGACCTCCCCGGCCGAGGCCGCCGGCTTCCTGCAGGGCTCCCGGGACTCGGGCGGCAGCAGCAAGGACTCGTCCTGTGACACCGACGACTTCGTCATGGTTCCAGCCCAGTTTCCAG GTGACCTGGTGGCCGAGGCGGTCGGTGCCAAGCCGCCACCGGACAGCCTGATGTGCAGCGG GAGCTCGCTGGCGGCCTCTGCTGGCCTGGAGAGCCGCGGCCGGACCCCATCTCCTTCCCCGCCCTGCAGCAGCTGCCTCAGCCCCTCAGG CCGGGCCGGGGCGTTCTCCAGCAGCAGGCGCGGGGCCTCCGTCCCCATCCCAGTCCCCACTCAGGTGCACAACTACCAGCGCCTCGAGCGGAACCTGCAGTCACCCACCCGGTACCAGGCGGCACG GTCCTCTGCCATCCGCAGGTCAGGCAGCACCAGCCCGCTGGGCTTTGCACGGGCCAGCCTGTCACCCCCGTCTCACGCTGAGCACGGAGCCGCCCTGTCCAGGAAGCTCTCCCTGGGCGGGGGCCGGCCCTACACGCCGTCTCCCCAGG TCGGAACCATCCCCGAGCGGCCGGGCTGGAGCGGGGCGCCCTCCCCGCAAGCGGCCGAGATGCGCGGTGGCAGGTCCCCTCGTCCAG GCTCCTCGGCACCTGAGCACTCTCCCCACAGCACCGGGCTGGGCTGCCGCCTACACAGTGCCCCGAACCTGTCCGACCTGCGTGTGGTCCGTCCCAAGCTGCCCAAGCCCCCCACGGACCCGCTGGGGGTGGCGTTCGGCCACCCGCAAGCCAGCCCCCCGCAGCCCTCCCACGGGCTGCAGTCCTGCCGGCCCCTGCGCGGCTCGCCCAAGCTGCCCGACTTCCTGCAGCGGAACCCCCTGCCCCCTATTCTGGGCTCCCCCACCAAG GCCGTGCCCACGTTCGACTTCACCAAGACCCCCAGCTCCCAGAACTTGCTGACTCTCCTGGCCCGGCAGGGCGTGGTGATGACGCCGCCTCGGAACCGGACGCTGCCCGACCTCTCCGAGGCGGGGCCCTTCCaggggcagcagctgggccctggcctgCGGCCCACCGAGGACGCCAAGGGCCCCTTTGGCAG GTCCCTCAGCGCCGGCCGCCTCACGGATCTGCTCCTTAAGGCCGCCTTTGGGACGCAGGCCCCTGACTCAGGCAGCGTAGACAGCCTGCAGGAGAAGCCCATGGAGACCG CGCCGTCTGCTGGCTTCGGAGGGAACCTGCCCCCGGGAGCCCGCGCCGGGGGCGCCAGCAGCCCTTCCCCCGTGGTGTTCACGGTGGGCTCGCCCCCCAGCGGGACCACGCCGCCCCAGGGCCCCCGTGCCACCGTGTTCTCAG TGGGCTCCTCCAGCCCCCTCAGCTCGGCGGGCTCCCCCTCCGCCCGTCACCTGACGCCCGGGGCCTACGGCGAGGCCCCCCTCGAGGTACCCGCCCCCGGCCACTGCTGCAGCTTTGCCGACCCCGTTGCCGCCAACCTGGAGGGGGCCGTGACCTTCGAGGCCCCCGACCTCCCCGAGGAGACCCTCATGGAG CAAGAGCACACGGAGATCCTGCACAGCCTGCGCTTCACGCTCGTCTTCGTCCAGCACGTCCTGGAGATCGCGGCCCTGAAGGGCAGCGCCAGCGAGGCGGCCGGGGGGCCCGAGTACCAGCTGCAGGAGAGCGTGGTGGCCGACCAGATCAGCCTGCTGAGCCGCGAGTGGGG CTTCGCAGAGCAGCTGGTGCTCTACCTGAAGGCGGCCGAGCTCCTCTCCTCGGGCCTGCAGACCGCCATCGACCAGATCCGGGCCGGCAAGCTCTGCCTGTCATCTACCGTGAAGCAGG TGGTGCGGAAGCTGAACGAGCTGTACAAGACGAGCGTGGTGTCCTGCCAAGGCCTGAGCCTGCGGCTGCAGCGCTTCTTCCTGGACAAGCAGCGGCTCCTGGACCGCATCCAGAGCGTCACCGCCGAGAAGCTCATCTTCAGCCACGCGGTGCAGACG GTGCAGTCGGCCGCCCTGGACGAGATGTTCCACCGCCGGGAGGACTGTGTCCAGCGCTACCACAAGGCCCTGCTGCTCATGGAGGGGCTGCAGCAGATCCTCTCGGACCAGACAGACGTGGAGAACATCGCCAAGT gcaAGCTGTGCATCGAGCGGAGACTCTCGGCCCTGCTGACCGGCATGTGTGCCTGA